From Endozoicomonas sp. 8E, the proteins below share one genomic window:
- a CDS encoding VWA domain-containing protein, which yields MLELQWPWMLLAAPLPWLVYRFVNPAPRAAGAALRIPFYRDLADIAGEHSEHRETLKRWQRLIPWLIWVLLVVAASRPVWLGETVQIERSGRDLMIAVDLSGSMEIADMELNGQAVNRLVVTKHVLNDFIDKRKGDRLGLILFGTQAYLQAPLTFDLKTIGTLMDESSIGMAGNKTAIGDALGLAVKHLRKRPQDSRILILMTDGANTAGEITPVQAAKLAASENIRIYTIGLGADEMIQPGLFGSSIGARRINPSEDLDEKTLKEIAELTGGQYFRAKNTEGLEKIYAELDNLEPVKQNKERFRPSIALFFWPLALALILSLIMATLRAFPEASISQTGRNRQ from the coding sequence ATGCTTGAGTTGCAATGGCCCTGGATGTTACTGGCCGCCCCCCTGCCCTGGCTGGTTTATCGTTTTGTAAACCCTGCCCCCCGTGCCGCTGGTGCAGCTTTAAGAATCCCTTTTTATCGAGATCTGGCCGACATTGCCGGTGAGCATTCTGAGCACCGGGAAACACTTAAGCGTTGGCAGAGGCTGATCCCCTGGCTAATCTGGGTGCTGCTGGTGGTGGCTGCTTCAAGACCGGTCTGGCTGGGAGAGACGGTTCAAATAGAGAGATCAGGAAGAGACTTGATGATCGCCGTCGACCTTTCCGGCAGTATGGAAATCGCCGACATGGAACTGAATGGCCAGGCAGTGAATCGTCTGGTGGTAACCAAACATGTCCTCAACGACTTTATTGACAAACGCAAGGGCGACCGACTTGGACTGATTCTGTTTGGAACCCAGGCCTACCTGCAAGCACCTCTTACCTTTGACCTGAAAACCATTGGCACCCTCATGGATGAATCTTCGATTGGCATGGCAGGCAACAAAACTGCCATCGGTGATGCCCTGGGTCTGGCAGTCAAGCATCTTCGCAAACGCCCCCAGGACAGCAGGATTCTGATACTAATGACCGATGGTGCCAACACCGCTGGAGAGATTACGCCTGTCCAGGCTGCAAAGCTGGCCGCTTCAGAAAACATTCGCATTTATACTATTGGCCTGGGAGCGGATGAAATGATTCAACCCGGCCTCTTTGGTTCATCCATTGGCGCTCGTCGGATCAACCCTTCTGAAGACCTGGACGAAAAAACCCTGAAAGAAATTGCAGAGCTCACGGGTGGACAGTATTTCCGGGCAAAAAATACCGAAGGGCTTGAAAAAATATACGCCGAACTCGACAACCTGGAGCCTGTAAAGCAGAACAAAGAACGCTTCAGGCCCAGCATAGCGCTGTTTTTCTGGCCTCTGGCACTGGCCCTGATTCTCAGCCTGATTATGGCAACACTGAGAGCCTTTCCTGAAGCATCCATTAGCCAGACAGGGAGGAATCGTCAGTGA
- a CDS encoding DUF4381 domain-containing protein has product MTPNPLDQLRPNHLPDPVSFWPLAPGWWLSAVLIIVVVTLTTLFLVRYVRRNRYRRQARKQAHIIFSAYQNHQNSLQFANDCNRLLKQTALHAYPAEQVAALHGAPWLEFLSRKSGILAFSGKPGQSLGDARFQKMSVANEMSTEKEMPTAKDKSEVDVNQLHKLTVRWIRKHHA; this is encoded by the coding sequence ATGACACCAAACCCTCTGGATCAACTCCGACCCAATCATCTACCTGACCCGGTCAGTTTTTGGCCACTGGCTCCCGGCTGGTGGCTATCCGCCGTTTTGATAATAGTGGTTGTCACCCTGACGACGTTATTTCTGGTTCGCTACGTTCGTCGAAATCGCTATCGCAGGCAGGCACGCAAACAGGCCCATATTATTTTCAGCGCCTATCAGAATCACCAGAATTCACTACAGTTTGCCAATGACTGTAACCGTTTACTAAAACAGACAGCACTGCATGCCTACCCGGCCGAACAGGTTGCTGCTCTTCACGGCGCCCCCTGGCTGGAGTTTCTCTCCCGAAAGAGTGGCATCCTTGCATTCAGCGGGAAACCCGGACAGTCCCTGGGCGACGCACGTTTTCAAAAAATGTCTGTGGCAAACGAGATGTCGACAGAGAAAGAAATGCCCACCGCGAAAGACAAATCAGAGGTTGATGTGAACCAGCTCCATAAACTGACAGTCCGCTGGATCAGGAAACACCATGCTTGA
- a CDS encoding MoxR family ATPase encodes MSNNSVLNELRQYLCNSIIGQEHLVDRLLITLLADGHLLVEGAPGLAKTRAVKALADGLEAGFHRIQFTPDLLPADVTGTDIYTPEDGSFRFQPGPIFQNLVLADEINRSPAKVQSALLEAMAERQVSVGRKTYPLPKVFMVMATQNPIEQEGTYPLPEAQLDRFLMHVRVSYPDVESERQILRLARGEAMKQSPAKPVTLLSQANVLAARQETLAVHMEPVVEEYIVQLINATRHPTLYNDRLGEYLDYGASPRGTIALDRCARARAWLYDRDFVSPDDVQAVAHDVLRHRLLLSFEAEAEGKDADHIIDQLLNLVPVA; translated from the coding sequence ATGTCTAACAATTCAGTATTGAATGAACTCAGGCAATACCTGTGCAACAGTATTATCGGACAGGAGCACCTGGTAGACCGTTTATTGATTACCCTGCTGGCCGATGGACACTTGCTGGTCGAAGGTGCTCCGGGTCTGGCAAAAACCCGGGCCGTCAAGGCCCTGGCCGATGGTCTGGAGGCTGGATTCCACCGTATCCAGTTCACACCGGACCTGCTGCCGGCAGACGTTACCGGTACCGATATTTATACCCCGGAAGACGGTAGCTTCCGTTTCCAGCCCGGCCCTATCTTCCAGAACCTGGTGTTGGCCGATGAGATCAATCGCTCTCCTGCCAAAGTTCAATCCGCTTTGCTGGAAGCCATGGCTGAGCGCCAGGTCAGCGTGGGTCGAAAAACCTATCCACTCCCTAAAGTATTCATGGTCATGGCCACCCAGAACCCCATTGAGCAGGAAGGTACTTACCCTCTGCCGGAAGCTCAGCTGGACCGCTTCCTGATGCACGTCCGGGTCAGTTACCCCGATGTAGAGTCCGAGCGACAGATTCTCAGGCTCGCCCGAGGTGAAGCCATGAAACAGTCTCCGGCAAAACCGGTTACGCTCCTGAGCCAGGCTAACGTTCTGGCCGCAAGACAGGAAACCCTGGCGGTTCATATGGAGCCTGTGGTTGAGGAATACATCGTTCAGCTGATCAATGCCACCCGTCACCCTACCCTCTACAATGATCGTCTGGGTGAATACCTCGATTACGGTGCCAGTCCCCGTGGTACCATTGCCCTGGATCGGTGTGCCCGCGCCAGAGCCTGGCTTTACGACAGGGATTTTGTCAGCCCGGATGACGTGCAGGCGGTAGCCCACGATGTCCTTCGGCACCGTCTTCTGCTGAGTTTTGAGGCAGAGGCCGAAGGAAAAGACGCTGATCACATCATTGATCAGTTGCTGAACCTGGTTCCTGTTGCCTGA
- a CDS encoding DUF58 domain-containing protein translates to MSGAYSQLKELVGLRFQARELAIFRQNHARSLLAGTGYSPFKGRGIDFEEVRAYQAGDDIRSIDWRVTARRMKPHTKLFREERERPVLVLVDQSHSMFFGSQLNFKSVTAVEAGALLAWATLQHSDRIGGLIFDEQGLSEIRPKRSKKTLMHLFNKLEHHNRSLKADTIPHQQQDNYLSKAFRHARRVAHPGTHIFVISDFQQLDEEGFRHLSRLSRHCELMAIQVTDPLESELPRPGRYDITNGMHQQTINTRSRNLRQQYRSRHHRFQNSLKSQLASLKVPLLELGADQDTGAQLQAWFGSRITPRRSV, encoded by the coding sequence ATGAGTGGAGCATACTCGCAACTGAAAGAGCTGGTCGGCCTGCGTTTTCAGGCCAGGGAACTGGCCATTTTCCGTCAAAACCATGCCCGCAGTTTGCTGGCGGGTACAGGCTATTCTCCCTTCAAAGGCAGAGGGATCGACTTTGAGGAAGTTCGTGCTTATCAAGCGGGTGACGACATCCGGTCCATTGACTGGCGCGTCACAGCACGCAGGATGAAACCTCATACCAAACTTTTCAGGGAAGAACGTGAACGCCCGGTTCTGGTTCTGGTTGACCAGAGTCATTCGATGTTTTTTGGCAGTCAGTTGAACTTCAAGTCTGTCACTGCTGTCGAAGCCGGTGCTTTGCTGGCCTGGGCCACTCTCCAGCACAGTGACCGTATCGGAGGTTTGATTTTTGATGAGCAGGGACTCAGTGAGATTCGTCCCAAGCGTTCCAAAAAAACCCTTATGCACCTGTTCAACAAGCTTGAACATCATAATAGAAGCCTGAAGGCTGACACCATTCCTCATCAACAACAGGACAACTATCTAAGCAAAGCGTTTCGACACGCTCGCAGGGTCGCTCATCCGGGTACTCATATTTTCGTAATCAGTGATTTTCAGCAGCTTGACGAAGAAGGCTTTCGCCACCTTTCCCGGCTTTCAAGACATTGTGAGTTAATGGCCATACAAGTGACAGATCCGCTGGAATCTGAGTTACCCAGACCGGGACGCTATGACATTACCAATGGCATGCATCAGCAAACCATCAACACCCGCTCCAGAAACCTTCGCCAGCAATACCGATCCCGGCATCATCGTTTTCAGAACTCTCTGAAAAGCCAGCTTGCCAGTCTCAAGGTGCCGCTTCTGGAGCTTGGGGCTGACCAGGATACAGGCGCTCAACTTCAAGCCTGGTTTGGCTCCCGTATAACTCCCCGGAGGTCGGTATGA